The Gemmatimonadota bacterium genome has a segment encoding these proteins:
- a CDS encoding FlgD immunoglobulin-like domain containing protein yields the protein MYYQFDVSSDGFFWGFDQACDGMGAFSSNECDVVYMNCGIHDPAGDFLTAVLAHEFEHLIHYNYDMDEYAWLDEGLAELAMWLYGHPDTISDFPGDPDKNLTNFSGYWRDYIKSYLFSLYFYERYGGQSSVLSLVAHPANSTAGIDAVLSAQGYTEDFEAVFRDWVVANFLDDTSIGDGRFGYVGETLPPFGTIGQHTACPVDSVEQRVKPWAADYARFTGCPAPHMGFDGSDNNRFSVRAMLLDATNPTEVVDMVLDGQQRGTLALPQLGTTHSEAVLVYSGVQDTGTKNYLYTAGSGVVGAPETVPDRHFLRVRGSGSATPVVVFDIAAEHAGARAHLALYDATGRLVRHLFDGPAQAGSRECAWDGTDPSGRAVASGVYFARLRVGEEEAAARVVLIR from the coding sequence TTGTATTACCAGTTTGATGTGTCGTCGGACGGGTTCTTCTGGGGCTTTGATCAGGCGTGCGACGGAATGGGTGCGTTCAGTTCCAACGAGTGCGATGTCGTGTACATGAACTGTGGCATTCATGATCCGGCGGGGGACTTTCTTACCGCGGTTCTCGCGCACGAGTTCGAACACCTCATTCACTACAACTACGACATGGACGAATACGCGTGGCTGGACGAGGGACTGGCCGAGTTGGCGATGTGGCTCTACGGGCATCCGGACACCATCTCCGATTTCCCGGGAGACCCGGACAAGAACCTGACGAACTTCAGCGGGTACTGGCGCGACTACATCAAGAGCTACCTGTTCAGCCTCTACTTCTACGAGAGGTACGGAGGGCAGTCATCGGTCCTTTCGCTGGTGGCACACCCCGCCAACTCGACGGCGGGCATTGATGCGGTGCTTTCCGCGCAGGGATACACCGAGGACTTTGAGGCGGTGTTCCGCGACTGGGTTGTGGCGAACTTCCTGGATGACACATCGATCGGGGACGGCCGATTCGGGTATGTGGGAGAGACGCTCCCGCCGTTCGGCACGATCGGCCAGCATACGGCGTGTCCCGTGGATTCGGTCGAACAGCGCGTGAAGCCGTGGGCCGCGGACTACGCACGATTCACCGGGTGTCCGGCTCCGCACATGGGCTTTGACGGCAGCGACAACAACCGCTTCTCCGTGCGTGCCATGTTGCTGGACGCGACGAATCCGACGGAAGTCGTGGACATGGTCCTTGACGGACAGCAGCGGGGAACGCTGGCACTTCCGCAGCTTGGGACGACCCACTCCGAGGCAGTGCTGGTGTATTCGGGCGTGCAGGACACCGGGACGAAGAACTATCTCTACACGGCGGGGAGCGGCGTTGTCGGTGCGCCGGAAACGGTGCCGGATCGCCACTTCCTCCGCGTGCGGGGATCGGGGAGCGCGACGCCGGTTGTGGTCTTTGACATCGCGGCAGAGCATGCGGGCGCACGGGCGCACCTGGCTCTTTATGACGCGACAGGGAGGCTTGTGAGGCACCTCTTCGACGGACCGGCACAGGCAGGATCACGCGAGTGCGCCTGGGACGGGACCGACCCTTCGGGAAGGGCAGTGGCCTCGGGGGTGTACTTTGCCCGGCTCCGCGTGGGCGAAGAAGAAGCCGCGGCTCGCGTCGTGCTGATTCGGTAA